The stretch of DNA CTAGTCCCAGCTCGAACGTTCTTCCTCGCGCGGCGAATGCACGACACCGTTCGTCTCGCCATCCCAGGTCTTCACCGGCCGGTAGGGGTTCCAGGCCGGCCAGCCGGGATCACCGGTGCGCGCAAAGCGCACCCAGGCCGCATGCATGGCGTCGGCGAGCGGCCGTGGGGCAGTGGGGCCGGCCATGGCCGCGCCATCCGTACTGTCGAGTGTGTCGAAGACGAAGCCGATCTCGAGAGCGTGGCACGCTCCGAGATCGCCCACCGGCGAGCGCCAGGCGAATTCATAGACGTGGGTCGTGGCTTGGCCAGGCCGGGCGAACCGGGCATCGGCAAGCTTATTCACCGGAACTCGCAGCAGAAGGTCAGTGGCCAACGCTCCAAACCGCTCGCCGACCGTGGCGCCGGGGCGGTTGCGACGGTACAGCCGGACTGTGCGTGTCGAAATTCTGAATCTGAACATGGCGACAGCGATGTGGAGCCAGCCGATTCTATGGATCACACCAGTAGGCATGAACCAGAGCCGGTACTCCTCGCTGTTGGTGCCGATCAGCAGCGGAATCGTTGATCCTGCACCGCTCTGCAGCGCCCCGGCAGGGTCGACCGGAACGAATTCATCGCCCACGGTGAGTGCAAACGCCGGTCCGCCGGTGATCGGATTCGTGCCGGCTGTGACCTGCTGCTGAGCGGCCAAGATACGCTCTCCACTCCTCGAGGAAAAGGCCTCACGCGAATCAGGGATACCGAGACGCTTGGCCATCAGCGCGCTGATCCGTCGGGTCTGCGAACGCGGGCGGGCATCGGGCATTCCGCTCTGCATGATGGCTCGGTCAAACAGCGACGCGGCATCCGGAAGCGCGAGAAGCGCTGCGATGCAGAGAGCGCCGGCCGATTCGCCCATCACCGTCACATTGCTCGGATCACCGCCAAAGCTGGAGGCATTGCGACGCACCCAGCGCAGGGCTGCCACCTGATCGGCGAGGCCCAGGTTGAGATCGGCACCGGTGAGCACCGAGAACCCTTCAGCGCCGAGACGGTAGTTTACCGAAACGAACACGATTCCATCACGGGCGAATGCGGTTCCGTCGTACGCCTCGATCGCATTTGAGCCGCGCGTGAGTGAGCCGCCATGAATCCAGACGATGACCGGATGCCCGGTGCCTCGCTCCGCTGAGGGAGCGGAGGAAGCGGCGGGCGCCCACACGGCCAGGTTGAGTATCTCGTCACCCGGAATCGTGACCGTCGAGAGAAAGTTCTCCATGCCACCGCTGTAGGGAAGCTGAGGCGATGTTGGCCCGAATGCGCTGCAGTCACGCACGTCGTTTCTAGGTGCCACACGCTGGGGGAGAGAGAACCGATCGTCCCCCACAGGAGCCGCCGCGTAGGGAACGCCGAGGTAGCGGTCGACGCCGCCCGATCGAGACCCGCGAAGAACTCCCTCTTCAACTCTGACGTGGGGCATCGTGGCCGTGTTGGCAGGTTCAGGCTGTGTCATCGGTGCCCCTTCGGAGTTGGGTAACGTTTCCATCATGCCGGACATCAATCGAACGGCCGAGCGCAGCGAACGAGCGCAGCGAACGAGCGCAGATCGGCAGCGTAGAATCGATGGAACAGATTCGACCGGCTCGCCGGTTCACGAAAGGCAGTACATGACCCTTCTTGAGTCGATCACCGGTCCTCGCGACCTCGACGCCCTCTCGAAGGAACAGCTGATTCAGCTTTCCGCTGAGATCCGCCAGTTCCTGGTCACCGAGATCGCCAAGACGGGCGGACACCTCGGGCCGAACCTCGGTGTCGTCGAGACCACTGTGGCGATCCATCGGGTGTTCGATTCGCCGAAGGATGCGATCGTTTTCGACACGGGGCATCAGTCCTACGTGCACAAGCTGCTCACGGGGCGACAGGACTTCAGCGGGATGCGCCAGAGTGGCGGCCTGGCCGGCTACCCGCAGCGCTCGGAGTCTGTACATGACATCGTCGAGAGTTCGCATGCGTCGAGTTCGCTCTCCTGGGCAGACGGAATTTCCCGTGCCTTCACAATGACGGGTCAGACCGACCGGCACGTCATCGCCGTCGTCGGGGATGGTGCCCTGACGGGCGGCATGACCTGGGAAGCGCTGAACAACATCAGCGACGACAACGACCGTAGCTTGATCATCGTCGTGAATGACAACGGACGTTCCTATGCGCCAACGATCGGCGGCATGGCCCGCTTTCTGAATACCGTGCGCACACGCCGCAGCTACCGTAACCTCTACCTGTCGAGCCGAGAGGCCTTTGACCACTTGGGTGCTCCGGGACGAGCGGTCTACCGTGGTGTGCGCGGCGGACTGCACGGCTTCCTCAGCCGCTTCTCGAACAACGAAGCGCTCTACTCGAACCTCGACATCAAATACATTGGACCGGTCGACGGCCACGATATCG from Leifsonia psychrotolerans encodes:
- a CDS encoding carboxylesterase/lipase family protein, producing MTQPEPANTATMPHVRVEEGVLRGSRSGGVDRYLGVPYAAAPVGDDRFSLPQRVAPRNDVRDCSAFGPTSPQLPYSGGMENFLSTVTIPGDEILNLAVWAPAASSAPSAERGTGHPVIVWIHGGSLTRGSNAIEAYDGTAFARDGIVFVSVNYRLGAEGFSVLTGADLNLGLADQVAALRWVRRNASSFGGDPSNVTVMGESAGALCIAALLALPDAASLFDRAIMQSGMPDARPRSQTRRISALMAKRLGIPDSREAFSSRSGERILAAQQQVTAGTNPITGGPAFALTVGDEFVPVDPAGALQSGAGSTIPLLIGTNSEEYRLWFMPTGVIHRIGWLHIAVAMFRFRISTRTVRLYRRNRPGATVGERFGALATDLLLRVPVNKLADARFARPGQATTHVYEFAWRSPVGDLGACHALEIGFVFDTLDSTDGAAMAGPTAPRPLADAMHAAWVRFARTGDPGWPAWNPYRPVKTWDGETNGVVHSPREEERSSWD